The Seleniivibrio woodruffii region TCTAAGTTACTGATAATTTCTCTGGATTACCCTTTTTGGCGCAAATATGGCGCAAAGAAATTCAAGCTATATGACTATTAAATAAGAGCTTTTTATTTGACAAATCCTCTAAAAAACACTATATTGATTTATGAGGTGAGTCATGGGAGTAAAATTTATTACAACTAATTACCCTGGTGTCGTCTATTACGAATCTGCGAAAAAAACACACAACAGTAAACCGGATCGTTGCTACTATTTTTCTGAAAAGAGAAAAACGGTCGACGGCAAATATAAAACGTTCAGAACAAAAATTGGGTGGGCATCCGAAGGCGTCACCATAGCTTATGCCAATGAAATACGTTCAGCTAACATGAAGTTGCGCAAACACGGCATAACAAAAGACATTGGGGCATTCATGACTTTCAGAGAGGCGGCAGAGTTATATCTCAGAGATTTCGCTAATGGGAAAAGTAGTATCAAAGCAGACATTAGTCGTTTAAGTTACCGAATTCTCCCTGAATTTGGCGATAAGATCTTAAATGAAATAACAGCTGCACGCGTTCAGCAATTTTATAATAAGCTCTTGAAATCACCTACGAGAAACGGAAAAATTATGGCTCCTGCCACCGCTGAGCACCATATTAAAATCATACGACAAATATTTAATTACCTGAAATATCAGCATAATTTTTTAAAAAACAATCCCGCAGATTTTCACTATTTAAAGTTGGCAAAATACGATAACACATTAATACGGTATCTGAATGACAAACAAACTGACGCTCTATTAAATGTTCTCGCCGAGTACAAAAACAAAACAATAGCCAATATGATCACTCTGTATCTCCATACTGGCATGCGCAAATCTGTTATTCTCAATCTCACGTGGTCACAGATAGATACGCATTTATGGACCATACAGTTCACCAACAAGGACAGCTCCCTTGATACAATTGTACTTAACTCTGCTGCCCAAACTGTTTTAGCCGAACAAATGGCAAATGGCTCAGACTCAGAATTTGTCTTCACGTCTAAAAACGATAAAAACTGGGTAAACATTTCAAAACATTGGAAAAAAATTAAAGAAATGGCTGGATTAACAAATTTCAGACTACACGATCTCCGTCATAATTTTGCAACACAACTCCACTTTAATCAAACCGAAATGAGAGATATCATGGCTCTAATGACACATAAAGACGCAAAAACAACATTAAAATATACACATGTCAACCCTGCCAGACTTAGAGAAATGAGCGAGCTTATTGTCAAGAAACGCATTGACAAACAAGACAAATCGAACTAAAATATGAAGTCATCAATTTAATTGAGGACACGTATAACCACCAGCTCAACGGGGTGGAATCGCTACGGCGAATAAACGCACAGATGTTGCGTCTTTAAGCGGACACTAGATGTCTGATTTTCCCACTATTCAACATTATAACAATAAAAAAACACCACAACAAAATTTATCTAGCAATATTAATATGTTATGCGTTTTATACGGAGCAACATATGAACATTCTGTTCCTACGCATCGTGCACATTATTATGCGCAAACACAATTCCTATATCGATAGGAAATTTTTCGAATTGTCCCATCAGCTCATCGCTGAAATTACCAATCAGCAGAAATTTTCTCGAATTGATGCAACATTCAGCATCGAGGAAACTGCTGCGTTACTACACACCACTCCTGCGAATCTCGCAAAATGGCGGTGTATCGGCCGAGGTCCTCGCTACCGTAAAGACGGTGGAAACGTTTTTTACACGGCAAAAGACCTGCAGACCTATCTCAACAGGATAGCGTCTAAGAAACCAAAATATTAAACCTAAACGCTAAACATTAATATTGTTTAGACACCAACTTTCACCCTGAAAGTCGACAATTTTAAATTAAAAAATAGCAACACAATAATTAATAAATATAAAGAATACATTCAAAAGCACTGGAGCGATCCGGTGCTTTTTTTGTTTAAATATTCAACCCGGCGCAAGAATCAACGTTCCAACATGCAATTTGCTGCTTATTAAACGTAAATATGGGTATCAATACGCAATTAATTTCGTTTTGACACTGAAGGCAATATTATTTATGTTTCTTCATGAACTGCTTCAACACAATCAACAACGCCATTTTAACTGAAGCCAGATTCAAAGCCAATCACACAAAATAGAGATTGCAGTCAAAATACTTATAAAATAATTTGCGCCTCTCGCTCTTTGTTACGTTTGATAATTTTATCCCTAGCGTAACAAGGACAATTTTGTTACAATATAGTCAGTTACATTAAAACTGTCTTTACGAGCGTAACAAGATGCAAAACATTTCAGATGAACTCTTAAACCCTCGCCTCTCCTTACTGAATAAACTCGGCGGCATATCTTCGCCAGTCGTAACCAATAACGAATGGCTGTATCTGCTCACAGAAGAGACAAGAAACTCCATATTAATTGAAGGATATTTCGTAGATAAGAAATCACTCCAAGATGTGTTCAGCAATAAGAAATATAAAAACAATAGTGACGATGTTGACAAAGCTGTCAACTACCACCAAGCTGCCAATACATTCTACGGACTCGCATACAACGACTACGTGGACAAAACAGACTCGTTCCTTACCTCCGCAATCATCAAAACCATCAACTCCACTCTGCGCCAAGGAGACAACGACACAGGTTTCCGCAGAGATCATATCGTAATAACAGGCTCAAAACACACTCCGCCAGACTACGTTGACATTGAATATCTCATAAAAAATCATTTCCTTGAACATATCATAAAGTCGAGAAAGGCTTATATGGCAGGCGGAATAAAGCTCTCTACATACATTAACTCTATTGCAAAACTTCATTGTCTTTTCGAGGCGATACACCCCTTCGCTGACGGCAACGGCAGAACCGGAAGAATATTCCTAAACTGCATGCTTATTGCATCGGGATTACCTCCCGTTATCATCAAAGGAGCAGATAACGACAGAAACAAATATTATGCCGCACTTGAAGAGTTCGACTCAAAACTTGGAAATAGCCTGAATTTCAGAGATTCATTTTACAGGATTGACAACCTGATAAAAGATGAAGGCAACGCAGAGCTTATGACGGGCATTATTTATGATTCTCTTCTTTATAGTTTAGACACTTTCATATGCAATACTCTTGAGAATAAAGGCGTAAAAATCAGCCCTATTGCAGATATTGCGCCATCTATGGGCTACACAGCAGACTCTCTTCGTGTCATGGTCAACCGGGGACAACTCATTGCAAAAAAAGCAGGTAAAACTTGGTGTTCCAGCGAAATACTCCTTATTAAGAATAATATGACTGAGATTGAAAGCACTATTTAATAACTACAAGTTAAAATACGTTTATTTCAGCGTGAATTTTCTATTCTCCGTATTTTCGCTTCTAACGAAATTTGCATCCATAAACACAAAACTCCAACTCACAAGCTTTTTTTCGTCTCATACAGGCTCACAGCCACTCACAACGCCATACCAGAGTTGCAACGCCATGACATAGGAAAAAACCGCATATCAATGGATGATATTACTGACAGCTAAAATTTTAGTTTGCACATAAATCTTTCCCAAAAAAGCCGAATAAAATCACTGTCGATTTTTACACTGACTGAATTCATTTGCATAGAAACCAATTGTTTTATTTTAAAAAATGTAGAATTAGAAATCGCTTTCGCTCGAAATAGAAACTGTAAAACATACGAAGTATATAATAGTGGATAATGCTGGCGTTTCTAGAAACGCCGAGCGGCGTTTGTAGGAACGCCGGCCGGCGTTCACGGAGCTGCTAACTGGTTGCTAAAAATTCTGAACATTATCTCATAATTTTTACTATATAGTTTTGCGTTTAATTATTTTAATAACTATTATTTCAGGCTCATTTCTACTCTAAAATTCTATGTTAACTAATCACACAGCACTAGGGTTCATGTAACTCAATATCGGGCATCGCAATCCCAGTTGAGACCCAAAACAATCCCAACTCTGTCTAGCATTGATGCCTCACAAAACCACTTCAGCTTAAAAACAACTATAAAACATTCAATTTGGAAATTGATTTTTTAAATGTTATTATTACAAATATGATATTAGGAGCAAAGAATGGTAAGAAAACTTAGAAATGAAATTATAATCAACTTAAACGACGAGAGAGACGCATATGCAGTCAGTAATACAAACGAATGGATTCACATAAAACAACGAAAAAGAATAATTGAGCTAATTCAGGAGTCACTCACAAAGCTTGAAAATATAAAAGATTACCAAAACGCATTTTCAGCCATAAGACCTCATGATACCATTCTGATCTCCGGGGGAAGGGGCACAGGAAAAACAACTTTTATTTTAAGTTTATTCAAAGAAATCGAATCGGGGACTATTCTTTCTGACAAAAAAATAGAGTTAATCGCACCTATAGACCCAACACTCATAGAAGATAAAAGCAACATTCTGATCAATATTATTTCCAAGATTAAAGAGAAAGTCAAATGCAGCATATCCGTCAAGAATCAATGCGATAAAATTGATGCGCAATACAGAGCATGGGAAGAATCTTTGAAAGCACTAGCAGATGGCTTGCAAGGGCTTGACGGCATTGGCGGCGACATGCGTACTTCCGACTGGCATGACAGTGATTACATAATGAAAAAAGGGTTATCTAATGTCCATGCCGCAAATAATCTCGAGTCAAATTTATCAACGTTCATGAAAAACAGTCTTACGCTACTAGATAAAGAAATCTTCATGGTAGCTTTTGACGACATCGACACAAATTTTGAAAAGGGGTGGTCTGTTCTTGAAGTCTTAAGAAAGTATCTTGCCATCCCACAATTAATCACAATAATGACAGGAGATATTTCTCTTTACTCTTTACTTGTCAGAAAGCATCAATGGGAAAATTTTGGCGAAGACTTAATAAAAAATGATGTTGTTCAATATACGGGAAGATACAATGAGCCTATTCGAAACCCTATGAGATACGATGACACAGTATCTGAACTTGAAGAGCAATATATGCTCAAAATACTTAAACCTGAAAGAAGAATTATGCTCGATTCCCTGTTCAACAAAGGGAGTTATTTCTCAATAAAAATAAAACACATTGACACATCTCAATCAGCAATAATACAAGACCTGGCAAGCTTTTACAGCGAATTTTTTAACCTTTTTGGTATTAGATCCGGATTCGGCAGATACTATGAATACGTTACGTCTCAACCAATTCGTAAACAAAAACAATTGATGTATATCTATAGTAAAACCAAGAACAAAGAAATAATTATTAATTCTATGTTTGATATTTTCTGGACGGAACTTGACAGATGCGGCATCAATATTTTCAATTTACGCAATAACAGAAGCAATATTATGCAGGAATCACTTCATTATTTGCTTAAGAACTTTATTCTTTACGGTGGTTTTTCGTTTGAGCTTTTCTCAAACAACGAGAATATTAACGGTTCGCAGCTTATGTTAAGTTTTGTACTTAATAACAGTTTTGAAAATAATCCCTCAACAATATTTGACTACTTAATAAGAATTGGTTTCTCCACAAACTTTATCAAGCGTATTGAAGCAACCACCGGGCAAGCAACTTACCCTGTCACAAATATCCCAACCTCGAATGATTATCTAAATCATATAGGCACATGGCAAGATAAATCTTTGGTGTCTATCGCCAGTGCCTCAACAAGTTATATCAGAGCCCTCAAAAGCTACAACGCTATATTCAACGCAAAAGAAACTCTATCATTTGATGATATGGGAAATTATCTGGGCACAGCAGCTCTCTATGGATACTATAAAACATCTAGAAAAAGAATAAATAAAAAGAGAATTGACGAAATCATTACTAAAGATGAAGAAAATGTCGAATGGGTATTGGCAATGTTAACAATTGTTAACGTATCAAATGCTTCTGGACAGACCATTCCTGTTTTCTCAGTACATAAACTAATCGGAGTTTTAAATAGGCTGATAAATAAATATTACGAGTCAGCATATTTAAACTCAGAAATTATTGAGTCAGAATTATCTAAATTAGGACAAATAAAAGACTTCTTGTATCCTGATTGGGCATCAAAGATGCCTATAAAAGTTAACGATAACTTTGAGACAGATGAAATTGAGGAATCACATAATCAGAAAAATACAAACACTAAGCTCAATGAGTTAGCCACTATAATCAGTGAGTGGATTAGCTCCAGCGAACCTATTAATATTTCGCCCACGCTACTAGGCAGGATATCAACTAGGTTTTTCTATGCCCTTTTACGTATTGATGAAAAGCAGTATCAAAAACTAGGCGAATACATTCACAGAGTGTTGATTGTATTTTTATATTCAATTTTAGTTGAAGAACTGGATGAGAACAGCAAAGAAATAAGAATCCAAAGAACTAACCCCACAGATACCGATGGGCTGTTTGATAATGCGTTAAAAACACTGGCTGGAATAGATGGATTGAACTTGCCTTTCTTCGAATGGATACTCACATGTCCTCTAATCACTGTTTATCTTGATAAAGAAACACTCAAAAAGATTAGTAACTACAAAGAATCGGATATTAACAGCGAAGAATTCAATATACATGCAAAGCTGATGAAAGTTGATATTTATACTAAAAATGTCCCTTCGAGTACCGCCGATAACAACGAAGGAATCGGTGAAAAGCCAAATATTGGAGTATACAATAACAAACACATTGAAATATTCGAAACTTATCTAGTCCGTTCAGGGTATGATATGAAAAAAATTAATCCAAGAAATAACAATATATTATACGAAATAAAAGACAAAGTTAATGAAGATATACAATTCCCCTATCGTTTACCATCAATAAAAACAGTCAGCTCACTTATTAATACAATAAAGAGCAGGAATAGCAAAAAACAATGAGTAACACACCATCGTTAAGACAAATTCTTTTTGATATAAATTCGTTAAAAGATTACGAAACAGGTAATGGCAAACCGGAATTTGAAGATATTAAAAGAAGAATGGTGCTCAACGAACGTTCACTCAACAGAAATTTGCCTGATCATTATTACAATAACGGTTACGAATATGTACTGGGCGGAATCAATGATATAAATTCACTTCTGACCAAAGGGTTAACAAAACTCGGCTCCGAGCATCTGACAATTTTTAAGGATCTTGTCTATGTAAAGACTGAAAGCTTTTCGGACTGGCAAGAGTTACTGACTTTATGCCCCCCACTGATACTTGTTTGTGCTTTTTTATGGGACACTAAATACTGCAAAAGCCAGACGAAAGTCTGTTGTATATCAGAATTTACTATAGAGTATTTGAAACCGCACACTATTTACACATGTATTCCTTCACCAAGATTCATTCATCTGGATAGTTTCATTGAAGAAAATGGTGGTCTTTACGATCTGCACATGCACTTGAACGGTTCAACAGAAACCGATATAGCATGGCACTATTTTCTACAGACACCTGAAAAAGTCAAAAAAGGCCTAATGAGTGCAAGCCATAACCAAAAAGTCATAGAACAGATTGAACAGACGGAAAATGGTTTTACACCGGACGTTCTCTATCAACGCCTGCAAGCCGCAGTTGAACTCAGACATGATATCGTAAGAACAATACTTGCGTCTTATGGCATTATAAAATGTGAAAACTACATAAAAGTCAGTGACAGACACCCTATGACTCTGCTGTTTAGCTCCTATTCTGACCCAGACAGCAATTGGCGTGATGAAACAATGGAAGCCTTGATGTATATCTTGGCACTAGACCACATTCATACACACCAAAGCAGTACTCTGGCAAAAATATTCCACCACTACCTCCTCATTTTGGGTTTCATTAACCAGTTCCTTGTTCAACAGATTCATCAGAGCGGTTTTGACCAATTCCAAAAAATCACACTTAACAAGTTTCGTGAAACACCAGAAGAAACTTATGCAAGGCGATTTTTTCAATTGGGAGGATACAAACAGAATAACTTTAAAATGATTGAAGGACGGTTCGCTCCGAAAGATACACCGCAGAAAAACAGAGAGCAGATAAACCTTATACTTTCTGGATGGGGAAAATATAAAGAAAAAATTAAGAGCCGTTACGATGACCTAAAAGTTGACTCCGACCATATAGAATTAAAGCTCGTAGCTCACTTTATAAAACAAAGTGATTCCAATATATCAAC contains the following coding sequences:
- a CDS encoding tyrosine-type recombinase/integrase, which encodes MGVKFITTNYPGVVYYESAKKTHNSKPDRCYYFSEKRKTVDGKYKTFRTKIGWASEGVTIAYANEIRSANMKLRKHGITKDIGAFMTFREAAELYLRDFANGKSSIKADISRLSYRILPEFGDKILNEITAARVQQFYNKLLKSPTRNGKIMAPATAEHHIKIIRQIFNYLKYQHNFLKNNPADFHYLKLAKYDNTLIRYLNDKQTDALLNVLAEYKNKTIANMITLYLHTGMRKSVILNLTWSQIDTHLWTIQFTNKDSSLDTIVLNSAAQTVLAEQMANGSDSEFVFTSKNDKNWVNISKHWKKIKEMAGLTNFRLHDLRHNFATQLHFNQTEMRDIMALMTHKDAKTTLKYTHVNPARLREMSELIVKKRIDKQDKSN
- a CDS encoding Fic family protein, with translation MQNISDELLNPRLSLLNKLGGISSPVVTNNEWLYLLTEETRNSILIEGYFVDKKSLQDVFSNKKYKNNSDDVDKAVNYHQAANTFYGLAYNDYVDKTDSFLTSAIIKTINSTLRQGDNDTGFRRDHIVITGSKHTPPDYVDIEYLIKNHFLEHIIKSRKAYMAGGIKLSTYINSIAKLHCLFEAIHPFADGNGRTGRIFLNCMLIASGLPPVIIKGADNDRNKYYAALEEFDSKLGNSLNFRDSFYRIDNLIKDEGNAELMTGIIYDSLLYSLDTFICNTLENKGVKISPIADIAPSMGYTADSLRVMVNRGQLIAKKAGKTWCSSEILLIKNNMTEIESTI